In Bacteroides coprosuis DSM 18011, the following are encoded in one genomic region:
- a CDS encoding protein of unknown function DUF799 (COGs: COG4380 conserved hypothetical protein~InterPro IPR008517~KEGG: sbn:Sbal195_4118 hypothetical protein~PFAM: Protein of unknown function DUF799~SPTR: Putative lipoprotein;~IMG reference gene:2504107811~PFAM: Putative bacterial lipoprotein (DUF799)): MRKLVLFFCLLLSASSYSFSYAQEDSLGKWREEDPLSILIMPPINETNNVPAKEYLYSSLALPLINRGYYVFSPIMSMELLQEEGAYNSEIFLDGDISKFRDVFGADVLLFTIIHTWGKVLYTISTDIEYRFVSAKTGDVLLSHTASVSVDLSPDEYKDDDNPWVWLGGLIASSVSAASTPIVTVAREANSEILKKIPYGRYNPNYTPKVQGEELDNETAEDAAIKTIEKTPKQATEEVASEVSEEIDD, encoded by the coding sequence ATGAGAAAACTCGTATTATTTTTTTGCTTACTTCTCTCTGCAAGTAGTTATTCGTTTTCTTATGCCCAAGAAGATTCATTAGGTAAATGGCGTGAAGAAGACCCATTATCTATTCTTATAATGCCTCCTATAAATGAAACTAATAATGTTCCTGCTAAAGAATATCTATACTCTTCATTGGCTCTCCCGTTAATTAATAGGGGATACTATGTTTTTTCTCCTATTATGTCGATGGAGTTATTGCAAGAAGAAGGTGCTTATAATAGCGAAATATTTCTAGATGGAGATATTTCCAAGTTTAGAGATGTCTTTGGAGCAGATGTCCTTCTATTTACCATAATTCATACGTGGGGAAAAGTTCTATATACTATAAGTACAGATATAGAATATCGCTTTGTTTCTGCTAAAACAGGTGATGTACTCCTATCTCATACTGCAAGTGTTTCAGTAGATCTTTCTCCTGATGAATATAAGGATGATGATAACCCATGGGTGTGGCTTGGAGGATTAATTGCTTCGTCTGTATCAGCTGCTTCTACTCCTATTGTTACTGTAGCAAGAGAAGCTAATTCAGAAATTCTTAAAAAAATTCCTTATGGCAGATATAATCCTAATTATACACCAAAAGTACAAGGAGAAGAACTTGATAACGAAACTGCAGAAGATGCTGCTATAAAGACTATTGAAAAAACTCCTAAACAAGCTACTGAAGAAGTGGCAAGTGAGGTTTCTGAAGAAATAGATGATTAA
- a CDS encoding TPR repeat-containing protein (KEGG: sbn:Sbal195_4119 TPR repeat-containing protein~SPTR: Lipoprotein;~IMG reference gene:2504107812), whose protein sequence is MMKKALFFVLVVLVLSACSTSKPLYSWYGYESASYKYFRDQSPKSLEKLKGEYEHILQQQRSVRGVPPPGIYAERGFIAIKEGYTQMGKEYLKLEVERYPESEVFIGRIIKQLEDEE, encoded by the coding sequence ATGATGAAGAAAGCTTTATTTTTTGTTCTAGTAGTTCTTGTTCTGTCTGCTTGTTCTACATCTAAACCTTTATATAGTTGGTATGGCTATGAAAGTGCATCCTACAAGTATTTTAGAGATCAAAGTCCAAAATCTTTAGAGAAGCTAAAAGGAGAATACGAACATATACTTCAACAACAGCGAAGTGTTAGGGGTGTTCCTCCTCCTGGAATTTATGCAGAAAGAGGATTTATTGCTATAAAAGAAGGTTATACCCAGATGGGGAAAGAATATCTAAAACTGGAAGTGGAAAGGTATCCTGAATCGGAAGTGTTTATAGGTAGAATTATAAAACAATTGGAGGATGAGGAATGA
- a CDS encoding hypothetical protein (KEGG: bha:BH2131 hypothetical protein~SPTR: Putative lipoprotein;~IMG reference gene:2504107813), with the protein MAYLSALALVIIGFTSCKTGTYYRTIPSDDVAYVQVISSGQMAKKSVEVVIDDTISFEAKVDKLKKSSTRPRTYTITPGRRNIKVYYQGQLIHQQDVFVSHQTTKVITL; encoded by the coding sequence ATGGCTTATCTGTCGGCATTGGCACTAGTTATTATTGGTTTTACTAGTTGTAAAACAGGAACTTACTATCGAACTATTCCATCTGATGATGTGGCATATGTTCAAGTCATTAGTTCAGGACAAATGGCAAAAAAATCAGTAGAAGTTGTTATTGATGATACTATAAGTTTTGAGGCAAAAGTAGATAAACTAAAAAAATCTAGTACACGTCCTCGCACATATACCATAACACCAGGTAGACGTAACATTAAAGTCTATTATCAAGGGCAATTGATACACCAACAAGACGTATTTGTTTCTCATCAGACTACTAAAGTAATAACTTTATGA
- a CDS encoding Curli production assembly/transport component CsgG (COGs: COG1462 Uncharacterized protein involved in formation of curli polymers~InterPro IPR005534~KEGG: sbn:Sbal195_4121 curli production assembly/transport component CsgG~PFAM: Curli production assembly/transport component CsgG~SPTR: Curli production assembly/transport component CsgG;~IMG reference gene:2504107814~PFAM: Curli production assembly/transport component CsgG): MKNKLLFAILIILSSFSLKAQNNRVNIVEKDERIVQDSSEMNLKKKVAIGRFSNETQYGKGIFYNKDHDPMAKQAQDLIVSKLASSDKFLLLERSDLSALDQEVNLSGRDLVQRVGADYLIIGSITEFGRKTTGKSKMFSKAKTQTVEATVSIRIVDVYSGMIIFSDESSGTSEVTTKTVIGLGGRAGYDATLSDKAISAAIDKMVENIIIKCTNDPWKSYFLSVDENEIFIAGGASQGLEPGISLLVKKRGKQVKNPQTGLLVELPGKIIGKVVIETTIGDTPESEISMVSYSGEELDVNNLGEYIIEEDVA, encoded by the coding sequence ATGAAAAACAAACTACTTTTTGCTATTTTAATTATACTCAGTAGCTTTTCCCTTAAAGCTCAGAATAATAGAGTCAATATTGTAGAGAAAGATGAACGTATTGTTCAAGACTCAAGTGAAATGAATCTGAAGAAAAAAGTAGCTATAGGGAGGTTCTCCAATGAAACTCAATATGGAAAAGGAATCTTTTATAATAAAGACCATGATCCTATGGCAAAACAAGCCCAAGATTTAATCGTATCTAAACTAGCTTCTTCTGATAAGTTTTTATTGTTGGAAAGAAGTGATTTGTCTGCTTTAGACCAAGAAGTAAATTTGTCGGGAAGAGACTTAGTTCAAAGGGTTGGTGCAGATTATCTGATTATCGGTTCTATCACAGAGTTTGGAAGGAAGACAACAGGCAAGTCCAAAATGTTTAGTAAAGCAAAAACTCAAACAGTTGAGGCTACAGTGAGTATTCGTATTGTCGATGTGTATTCAGGTATGATCATATTCTCAGATGAAAGTTCTGGAACATCTGAAGTAACTACTAAAACGGTTATAGGTTTAGGTGGTAGAGCAGGGTATGATGCGACATTGAGCGATAAAGCAATATCTGCTGCTATTGATAAGATGGTAGAAAATATCATTATTAAATGTACTAATGATCCATGGAAATCTTACTTTTTGAGTGTAGATGAAAACGAGATATTTATTGCTGGTGGAGCTTCTCAAGGGCTCGAACCTGGTATCTCTCTTTTGGTAAAGAAGAGAGGTAAACAAGTAAAAAATCCACAAACAGGTTTGCTCGTTGAGCTTCCAGGTAAAATTATAGGTAAAGTCGTTATTGAAACAACTATAGGTGATACTCCAGAGTCAGAAATTTCAATGGTGTCTTATTCAGGAGAAGAACTTGATGTTAACAATTTAGGTGAATATATAATAGAGGAGGATGTAGCATGA
- a CDS encoding protein of unknown function DUF6 transmembrane (InterPro IPR000620~KEGG: abu:Abu_1556 hypothetical protein~PFAM: Drug/metabolite transporter~SPTR: Integral membrane protein;~IMG reference gene:2504107815~PFAM: EamA-like transporter family) has protein sequence MSKTKGTIYGIIAAISYGTNPLGALSLYQEGIHVNSVLFYRYALAALVILMILFAKKESLKINKLELKIVSLLGLLFASSSLTLFTSFHYMDAGIASTLLFVYPIMVAVLMAVFFKEKISATTILSIALALTGISLLSNGGDGETLNLTGVILVLISSLTYAIYIVIINQSAIKMSVFKLTFYVLVFCVLTTVTYSLFGGGEPIQWLTTSSSWGYVWMLAIVPTVISLITMTLAVNSIGSTPTAIMGALEPLTAVIIGVSIFGEQLTINLVLGIFIILVSVILIIAGKSISFKFIQEIVHKGSTNLTEK, from the coding sequence ATGTCAAAAACTAAAGGGACTATTTATGGCATCATAGCTGCTATAAGCTATGGAACCAATCCACTAGGAGCGTTATCGCTTTATCAGGAAGGTATTCACGTAAATTCCGTATTATTTTACAGATATGCACTAGCTGCATTAGTTATCTTAATGATCCTTTTCGCCAAGAAAGAATCTCTGAAGATTAATAAATTAGAGCTCAAAATAGTATCTCTACTTGGATTACTATTTGCCTCATCCTCACTCACCCTATTTACTAGTTTTCACTATATGGATGCCGGTATAGCATCTACTTTGTTATTTGTTTACCCTATTATGGTAGCTGTACTAATGGCTGTGTTCTTTAAAGAAAAGATATCTGCCACTACAATTTTATCCATAGCACTAGCTTTAACTGGTATTTCCCTTTTATCAAATGGAGGTGATGGAGAAACTCTAAATTTAACAGGAGTCATATTGGTGTTAATATCTTCATTGACTTATGCTATTTACATTGTGATAATCAATCAATCAGCCATAAAAATGTCTGTTTTCAAACTCACTTTTTACGTTCTGGTTTTCTGTGTGCTAACTACCGTAACCTATTCCCTATTTGGCGGAGGAGAACCCATCCAATGGCTGACCACATCTTCATCTTGGGGATATGTATGGATGCTAGCAATAGTACCCACAGTAATCTCTCTAATAACAATGACCTTAGCAGTTAACAGCATAGGCTCTACTCCCACCGCTATTATGGGAGCTTTAGAACCACTTACTGCCGTTATAATTGGGGTTAGCATATTTGGTGAACAGCTCACTATAAACCTCGTACTAGGAATTTTTATTATACTCGTATCGGTTATTCTTATTATAGCTGGAAAATCTATTAGCTTTAAATTTATTCAAGAAATTGTTCATAAAGGAAGTACTAATTTAACAGAAAAATAA
- a CDS encoding transposase (KEGG: dfe:Dfer_4025 hypothetical protein~SPTR: Putative uncharacterized protein;~manually curated~IMG reference gene:2504107817~PFAM: Transposase), producing MKKIIFVEKTKAMQDSQMLLEVVRLILPEEFLTYFKITKVTKVKDVITIFMDEFDSLPADRKGHKVESKGFLDPITIQDFPVRFKKVTLKVRRRKWYDSTTKEYLTNKYDLLAKGTHYSKEFAAFLKKNYLETYPVSARSLEPICHINGDSLERHYKEHLSSYKNWQMKDHAIEWLLFPENISPRLCIDETSMTNGDLYTILSNPNNKGKQGTIVAIIAGVQSDKIIQVLMKMPESLRQQVKEITLDMANSMNKIARVCFPKACRVIDRFHLQKLANEAVQEVRVKHRWEAIEEENQAIKQAKWEGKTYKPLTFSNGDTKKQLLARGRYLLFKSADKWSDKQKERAKILFAQYPSLKEAYSLSQGLRSIFNRKTIKDAARLSLAKWYNRVEQTAFQSFKSIAGAIYSHYNEILNFFNNRSTNAFAESFNAKLKAFRTQLRGVTDISFFLFRVTKLFA from the exons ATGAAAAAGATTATCTTTGTAGAAAAAACAAAAGCTATGCAAGATTCTCAAATGTTACTCGAAGTAGTTCGCTTAATTTTACCAGAAGAGTTCCTTACTTATTTCAAGATTACCAAAGTGACTAAAGTAAAAGATGTTATTACCATTTTTATGGATGAGTTTGACTCTTTACCAGCTGATCGTAAAGGTCATAAAGTAGAATCTAAAGGCTTTCTAGACCCCATAACTATCCAAGACTTTCCAGTTCGTTTCAAGAAGGTTACTCTCAAAGTACGTCGTCGTAAGTGGTATGATTCTACAACAAAAGAATACTTGACTAACAAATATGACTTACTAGCAAAAGGAACGCATTACTCGAAGGAGTTTGCGGCTTTTTTAAAA AAGAATTACCTAGAGACATACCCCGTATCGGCCCGCTCTCTTGAGCCTATTTGCCATATTAATGGAGATTCTTTAGAGCGACATTATAAAGAGCACTTGAGTTCATATAAGAATTGGCAAATGAAAGATCATGCTATAGAGTGGCTTTTGTTTCCAGAGAACATTTCTCCACGGCTCTGTATCGATGAAACCTCTATGACCAATGGAGACTTATATACTATATTAAGTAATCCCAATAATAAAGGGAAACAGGGCACCATAGTCGCTATTATTGCTGGTGTTCAATCAGATAAAATTATCCAGGTATTAATGAAGATGCCTGAGAGTTTAAGACAGCAAGTCAAGGAGATCACATTAGATATGGCTAATAGTATGAATAAAATAGCTCGAGTGTGTTTTCCTAAAGCCTGTCGAGTAATTGACCGATTCCATCTGCAAAAACTAGCCAATGAAGCAGTGCAAGAGGTACGAGTAAAACACAGATGGGAAGCCATAGAAGAAGAAAATCAAGCGATTAAACAAGCCAAATGGGAAGGTAAGACCTATAAACCTCTAACTTTTAGTAATGGAGACACAAAGAAACAATTACTAGCAAGAGGACGATATCTTCTTTTTAAATCTGCAGACAAATGGTCTGATAAGCAAAAAGAAAGAGCTAAGATTCTTTTTGCACAATACCCTTCATTAAAAGAAGCCTATAGCCTATCACAAGGGCTTCGCTCTATTTTTAATCGTAAAACAATTAAAGATGCAGCAAGACTTTCTCTTGCCAAATGGTATAATAGAGTAGAGCAAACTGCTTTTCAATCCTTTAAAAGTATTGCAGGAGCCATCTATTCACATTATAATGAAATATTAAACTTCTTCAATAATCGATCAACAAATGCTTTTGCAGAGAGTTTTAACGCTAAACTAAAAGCCTTTAGGACTCAACTAAGAGGGGTTACAGATATTAGTTTCTTCCTATTTAGAGTGACTAAACTATTTGCTTAA
- a CDS encoding hypothetical protein (KEGG: smu:SMU.381c hypothetical protein~SPTR: Putative uncharacterized protein;~IMG reference gene:2504107819), whose amino-acid sequence MKNNEDCNDLMQSIGNILKYFSKVQEEELLRIVPIAENLIETKSKDIQKIEQTLDSIFELVLF is encoded by the coding sequence ATGAAAAATAATGAAGATTGTAATGACTTAATGCAAAGCATAGGTAATATCTTGAAATATTTCAGTAAAGTACAAGAAGAGGAGCTTCTTCGCATAGTACCTATCGCCGAAAATTTAATTGAAACAAAATCTAAAGATATACAGAAAATTGAGCAGACCTTGGATAGCATTTTCGAACTTGTACTATTTTAA
- a CDS encoding hypothetical protein (KEGG: bwe:BcerKBAB4_5695 hypothetical protein~SPTR: Putative uncharacterized protein;~IMG reference gene:2504107820), producing the protein MGEELYLKLLNYLESIDSTLSRDIREGNDELLAKYDDIIEEAKKLAKEIHNGLFDKAGIDYFSGHLSIVGDSGCTWKDKVVSYLHDAAEDTQYSVEQILEILQTRCNNKIVQPHLSEIRDALNLLNSETATSREEYISRIKNSRIATRVKLNDLTHNMDISRIPEPTAKDMERLKRYKKEYRTILEYLGPVNWEWNNSD; encoded by the coding sequence ATGGGCGAGGAGCTTTATTTAAAACTATTAAATTATTTGGAAAGTATTGATTCTACATTATCACGTGATATACGTGAAGGAAATGACGAACTACTTGCCAAATATGATGATATTATAGAAGAAGCTAAAAAGCTAGCAAAAGAAATTCATAACGGTCTATTTGACAAGGCAGGGATTGATTATTTTTCAGGTCATCTTTCTATTGTTGGGGACTCAGGTTGTACATGGAAAGATAAAGTTGTTAGTTATTTACATGATGCTGCTGAGGACACCCAATATTCTGTTGAACAAATTCTAGAAATATTACAAACTAGATGCAATAATAAAATTGTACAACCACACCTATCCGAGATTCGAGATGCTTTAAATCTATTGAATAGTGAAACTGCTACAAGCAGAGAAGAATATATCTCAAGAATAAAAAATAGCAGAATAGCAACACGAGTAAAGCTAAATGATCTGACTCACAATATGGATATTTCAAGAATACCGGAACCAACTGCTAAGGATATGGAACGATTGAAAAGATATAAAAAAGAATACCGGACCATTTTAGAGTATTTAGGTCCTGTGAATTGGGAATGGAATAATTCAGATTAA
- a CDS encoding excisionase (KEGG: bvu:BVU_1497 excisionase~SPTR: Excisionase;~IMG reference gene:2504107821~TIGRFAM: DNA binding domain, excisionase family), protein MENTNDKEELTLQNVPKAVNYLINEIAEMRVVLTSIETGLGLGAHKHRPIGIERACEILDLPERTIKKMMRNNTIPYYKIEKKIYFFEDELIKWVEKSRVPTFDERYANSRRRY, encoded by the coding sequence ATGGAAAATACAAACGACAAAGAAGAGTTAACCCTACAGAACGTGCCCAAAGCCGTAAATTACCTCATTAATGAGATTGCAGAGATGCGAGTTGTATTGACTAGCATTGAAACCGGGTTAGGATTGGGGGCACATAAGCACAGACCAATTGGAATTGAAAGAGCTTGTGAAATCTTAGATCTACCTGAACGTACCATAAAAAAGATGATGCGTAATAATACGATTCCCTATTATAAAATAGAAAAGAAAATCTATTTTTTTGAAGATGAACTAATCAAGTGGGTCGAAAAATCCCGCGTTCCCACTTTCGATGAAAGATATGCCAATTCTAGAAGAAGATATTAA
- a CDS encoding hypothetical protein (KEGG: bvu:BVU_1496 hypothetical protein~SPTR: Putative uncharacterized protein;~IMG reference gene:2504107822), whose protein sequence is MKLTRKELYDLVWSEPMTSLAKRLGLSDNGLRKHCKSMNIPTPPVGYWSKLEHGKPVEVTPLSENYEGKKTTVDLREVDISKEKQIDLTPAPNIKTIRELEIRQGDISSFIVPEVLYAKDALIIDTKEKHREDMIPWSQRKNPYKSKIKDSLDIYVGEKSIDRALCIFSTIINALRFRGYDIKIDNKKNITYALIKEEEIQISLSERRKRNPEAANPYDNNNNIFCGEFHFKISSRRDDVVFKDTPHTRLEDKIIAIVAYLEVRAEEIKEERIAEEERKIRQAEEERIRREIEVKECEERKKFETERQAELKEFRMMFNMAERLRKANMLRQYIADYEEYLRTSDAMDDKAMAKLDWARKKADWLDPFINLEDEYLNEDDKDQRVEPIKTESNARHSSTTETERYNFWSSPYRWFNKKR, encoded by the coding sequence ATGAAACTCACAAGAAAAGAATTATACGATTTAGTTTGGTCAGAACCAATGACCTCTCTAGCCAAACGTTTGGGACTTTCAGATAATGGATTAAGAAAACACTGTAAGTCTATGAATATTCCCACACCTCCTGTTGGGTATTGGAGCAAATTAGAGCACGGAAAACCAGTGGAAGTGACTCCTCTTTCTGAAAATTATGAAGGTAAAAAGACAACTGTAGATTTACGAGAAGTAGATATCTCTAAAGAAAAACAAATTGACTTGACTCCTGCTCCAAACATTAAAACTATACGAGAATTAGAAATTCGCCAAGGAGATATATCTTCTTTTATTGTTCCGGAAGTGCTTTACGCTAAAGACGCATTAATAATTGATACAAAGGAAAAACACAGGGAAGATATGATTCCTTGGAGTCAGAGAAAAAATCCCTATAAAAGTAAAATTAAAGATAGTCTTGATATATATGTTGGTGAGAAATCAATTGACAGAGCCCTCTGTATATTCTCTACAATTATCAACGCACTTCGTTTTAGAGGTTATGACATAAAAATAGATAATAAAAAGAATATTACCTATGCACTTATAAAAGAAGAAGAAATTCAAATAAGTCTATCTGAAAGAAGAAAGAGAAACCCCGAAGCTGCTAATCCATATGATAATAATAACAATATATTCTGTGGAGAGTTTCATTTCAAAATATCCAGCAGAAGAGACGATGTAGTTTTTAAGGATACCCCACATACCCGTCTAGAAGATAAAATTATAGCTATTGTTGCCTATCTGGAGGTACGTGCTGAGGAAATAAAAGAAGAACGCATTGCTGAAGAGGAACGTAAAATTCGACAAGCTGAAGAAGAACGCATACGTAGAGAGATTGAAGTTAAAGAGTGTGAGGAACGTAAAAAATTTGAAACTGAACGACAAGCTGAACTTAAGGAGTTCAGGATGATGTTCAATATGGCGGAACGACTTCGTAAAGCCAATATGCTTCGGCAATATATTGCAGATTATGAAGAATATTTAAGGACCAGCGATGCAATGGATGATAAAGCTATGGCAAAATTAGACTGGGCACGTAAAAAAGCAGATTGGTTAGACCCGTTTATTAATCTTGAAGACGAATATTTGAATGAGGATGATAAAGACCAAAGGGTAGAACCAATAAAAACAGAGTCAAATGCTCGTCATTCATCCACTACAGAGACTGAAAGGTATAACTTTTGGAGCAGTCCTTATCGTTGGTTCAATAAGAAAAGATGA
- a CDS encoding hypothetical protein (COGs: COG3943 Virulence protein~KEGG: cch:Cag_0513 putative DNA-binding protein~SPTR: Phosphoribosylaminoimidazolesuccinocarboxamide synthase;~IMG reference gene:2504107823) — translation MNKGEVIIYQAPDGNTRLDVKLDGETVWLNRQQMADLFDRDIKTIGKHINNALKEELEDIPTVAKFATVQKEGNRNVERNIEHYNLDMIRILHSFCFFYKNKPYNTLIL, via the coding sequence ATGAATAAAGGTGAAGTTATAATATACCAAGCACCAGATGGAAATACAAGATTGGATGTAAAACTAGATGGTGAAACAGTTTGGCTTAACCGTCAACAGATGGCTGATCTTTTTGATAGAGACATTAAAACCATTGGGAAACATATAAACAATGCACTTAAAGAAGAATTGGAAGATATTCCAACTGTCGCAAAATTTGCGACAGTTCAAAAAGAAGGTAATAGAAATGTAGAAAGGAATATTGAGCACTATAATTTGGATATGATCCGAATCTTGCATAGCTTTTGTTTTTTCTACAAAAATAAACCCTACAACACTTTGATATTGTAG